A single Ctenopharyngodon idella isolate HZGC_01 chromosome 22, HZGC01, whole genome shotgun sequence DNA region contains:
- the LOC127505177 gene encoding structural maintenance of chromosomes protein 1A-like produces MWEQTVKKDENEIEKLKKEEQRNMKIIDETMAQLQDLKNQHLAKKSEVNDKNHEMEEIRKKLGGANKELTQLQKEVTAIETKLEQKRSDRHNLLQACKMQDIRLPLRSGTMDDISQEEGGSQAEESLSSSQKTSSTVLAKEALIEIDYSSLSEDLKDSLSEEEIKGEMNTLQQRLNEQQSILQRISAPNMKAMEKLESVRDKFQETSDEFEAARKRAKKAKQAFEQIKKERFDRFNACFESVATNIDEIYKALSRNSSAQAFLGPENPEEPYLDGINYNCVAPGKRFRPMDNLSGGEKTVAALALLFAIHSYKPAPFFVLDEIDAALDNTNIGKVANYIKDQSVQNFQAIVISLKEEFYTKADSLIGVYPEQGDCVISKVLTFDLSQYPDANPNPNE; encoded by the exons ATGTGGGAACAGACGGTCAAGAAAGATGAGAATGAGATAGAGAAACTCAAGAAG GAAGAGCAGAGGAATATGAAGATCATTGATGAAACCATGGCACAACTGCAGGATCTGAAAAACCAGCACTTGGCCAAGAAATCTGAGGTTAATGATAAAAACCATGAAATGGAGGAGATCCGCAAGAAACTAGGGGGTGCTAACAA GGAGTTGACGCAGCTGCAGAAGGAGGTGACTGCCATCGAGACCAAGCTGGAGCAAAAACGCAGTGACAGACACAATCTGCTGCAGGCTTGTAAGATGCAGGACATCAGACTTCCACTCCGATCAGGAACTATGGATGACATCAGCCAGGAAGAG gGTGGTTCTCAGGCTGAGGAGAGCCTAAGCAGCAGTCAGAAGACATCTAGCACCGTCCTAGCCAAGGAAGCTCTTATTGAGATCGACTACAGCAGCTTGTCAGAAGACCTAAAA GACTCGCTGTCAGAAGAGGAGATTAAGGGGGAGATGAACACATTACAGCAGAGACTCAATGAGCAGCAGAGCATCCTGCAGAGGATCAGTGCCCCCAACATGAAGGCAATGGAGAAACTAGAGAGCGTCAGAGACAAATTCCAGGAGACCAGTGACG AGTTTGAAGCTGCCAGGAAGAGGGCGAAGAAAGCCAAGCAGGCATTTGAACAGATAAAGAAGGAGAGATTTGACCGTTTCAATGCTTGCTTTGAGTCTGTGGCCACCAACATCGATGAGATATATAAAGCTCTGTCCCGCAACAGCAGTGCTCAG GCATTTCTGGGGCCTGAGAACCCAGAGGAGCCATACCTGGATGGTATCAACTATAACTGTGTGGCCCCAGGCAAACGTTTCAGGCCCATGGACAACCTGTCTGGAGGAGAAAAGACTGTGGCTGCTCTAGCCTTACTGTTTGCCATTCACAG CTATAAGCCTGCTCCCTTCTTTGTTCTGGATGAGATTGATGCAGCACTGGACAATACCAACATTGGCAAG GTTGCAAACTACATCAAGGATCAGTCGGTGCAGAACTTCCAGGCTATCGTGATCTCTCTGAAAGAGGAGTTTTACACTAAAGCAGACTCCTTGATTGGAGTCTATCCAGAG CAAGGAGACTGTGTCATCAGTAAAGtcctgacctttgacctctccCAGTATCCTGATGCCAACCCCAATCCCAATGAGTGA